Within Alcaligenes sp. SDU_A2, the genomic segment CAAATTAGAGGTGGCAGATTATGGTTCAGATTACATTTGCATCGAACAACGACCTGGTGGTGTCGGCGGCGGAAAACAGCAATCTGTTGCGCGTATCTATCCGCGAGCGCGGCGGCATCCCCTTCAAGTGTGGGGGGGGGATCTGCGGCACTTGCAAATGCCGCATTACCGAAGGGTTGGATAATACCGATGCGGTCAAGGCCAAGGAACACAAGCATTTGTCGGCGGACGATCTGGCGCAGGGCTTTCGCATGGCTTGTCAGACGTTTGTGCGCGGTGACGTCACC encodes:
- a CDS encoding 2Fe-2S iron-sulfur cluster-binding protein yields the protein MVQITFASNNDLVVSAAENSNLLRVSIRERGGIPFKCGGGICGTCKCRITEGLDNTDAVKAKEHKHLSADDLAQGFRMACQTFVRGDVTVAW